One part of the Solea solea chromosome 16, fSolSol10.1, whole genome shotgun sequence genome encodes these proteins:
- the si:ch211-237i5.4 gene encoding insulin-like growth factor-binding protein complex acid labile subunit — translation MRLLTGLLFLLCSSYSPPLVQSSRPCPHLCACYEHAELVDCGARGFERVPSGLPHGTWLLELGKNNLSEVGTRAFTGLWSLRVLVLTNSHIQLIQPQAFFSLSFLEKLDLSWNQLTSLPADFSTSLLALRELRLEHNSLCYIPAYSFKYLDNMEKLDLSYNQLVSLGSGVFRGLSRLRQLYLHNNRLTVVQHGSLDMLPALEILQLSNNNISLIDSDALASLYSLAILTLEGNNLRHLKFKTFVSLHTTATHIQLSGNPWSCDCELHRVFSKILHVRHLHVDDYRNVTCQEPPQLSGASLAWLDSQLCIAETATVLVITVTVMVTVVAALVMAERNRKRNRGKSWVSESQSHTHSPLS, via the exons ATGCGTCTCCTCACAggcctcctcttccttctctgcTCCTCATATTCACCTCCTCTGGTCCAGAGCTCACGCCCGTGTCCACACCTGTGTGCGTGCTATGAGCACGCCGAGCTGGTGGACTGTGGCGCCCGCGGCTTTGAGCGCGTTCCCAGCGGCCTCCCACACGGCACATGGCTGCTGGAGCTGGGCAAAAACAACCTGAGCGAGGTTGGTACCAGAGCCTTCACTGGACTGTGGTCACTGCGGGTGCTGGTGCTGACCAACAGCCACATACAACTCATACAACCACAG GCATTTTTCTCTTTGTCCTTCCTGGAAAAGCTGGATCTCAGCTGGAACCAGTTGACCTCTCTCCCTGCAGACTTCTCCACCAGTCTGCTGGCGCTCAGAGAGCTCAGACTGGAGCACAACAGCTTATGTTATATACCTGCATACAG ctTTAAGTATCTGGACAACATGGAGAAGCTGGACCTCAGTTATAACCAGCTGGTGTCTCTTGGCTCCGGTGTGTTCAGAGGTCTCTCCAGACTCAGACAACTCTACCTGCATAACAACAGACTGACTGTGGTGCAGCACGGCAGCCTGGATATGCTGCCTGCACTCGAG ATTCTCCAgctgagcaacaacaacatctcTCTGATAGACAGCGATGCTCTGGCTTCTCTCTACAGCTTGGCCATTCTCACTCTGGAGGGAAACAATCTGCGTCACCTCAAGTTCAAAACCTTCGTCAGTCTGCACACGACAGCCACACACATCCAGCTGTCAG GAAACCCATGGAGCTGTGACTGTGAGCTGCACCGCGTCTTCAGTAAGATCTTGCACGTTCGCCACCTCCACGTGGACGACTACAGGAACGTGACGTGTCAGGAGCCGCCGCAGCTGAGCGGGGCTTCGCTGGCCTGGCTGGACAGCCAGCTCTGCATCGCAGAGACGGCCACTGTGCTGGTCATCACCGTCACCGTGATGGTCACCGTTGTGGCGGCTTTGGTGATGGCCGAgaggaacaggaagaggaacCGGGGAAAGAGCTGGGTCTCTGAGTCCCAGAGTCACACTCACAGCCCACTGTCCTGA